One region of Priestia megaterium genomic DNA includes:
- a CDS encoding endonuclease/exonuclease/phosphatase family protein translates to MKLLTLNCHSWQEENQLDKLSCLAEVIKKEKYDVIALQEVSQKIDAPYVYDYIRSDNYAWLLAKELGKQGEDYQLVWDLSHIGYEVYEEGIAILTKHPIIEEHSFFVSQTSNIDYWKTRRIVGATIEYEKELLTFYSCHLGWWDDEEEPFKQQVDTLLAHVHKDNPFFLLGDFNNDAHRRHEGYDYLLSQGLYDTYTLSNKKDSGITVQGNIAGWDDNERALRLDLILSSHAQDIQSSTVVFNGIHYPVVSDHFGVSVEVK, encoded by the coding sequence ATGAAGCTATTAACGTTAAATTGCCACTCTTGGCAAGAGGAAAATCAGCTAGACAAGTTATCTTGTCTAGCTGAAGTAATTAAAAAAGAAAAATATGATGTCATTGCTTTACAGGAAGTAAGCCAAAAAATAGACGCGCCTTATGTATATGACTACATTCGCAGCGATAATTACGCTTGGCTTTTAGCAAAAGAACTGGGTAAGCAAGGTGAAGACTATCAATTGGTATGGGATTTATCTCATATAGGCTATGAAGTGTATGAAGAAGGAATTGCCATTTTAACGAAACACCCGATTATTGAAGAGCATTCATTTTTTGTTTCACAAACGTCAAATATTGACTATTGGAAAACGAGAAGAATTGTTGGAGCAACAATCGAATATGAAAAAGAACTCCTCACTTTTTATTCTTGTCATCTTGGCTGGTGGGATGACGAGGAAGAGCCATTCAAGCAGCAAGTTGATACGCTGCTAGCTCATGTACACAAAGATAACCCATTTTTCTTACTTGGAGACTTCAATAACGACGCTCATAGACGACATGAAGGTTACGACTACCTGTTGAGCCAAGGCCTCTATGATACGTATACTCTATCGAACAAAAAAGATAGCGGTATTACAGTTCAAGGGAACATCGCTGGATGGGATGATAATGAACGGGCGCTTCGCCTTGATCTCATTCTATCGAGTCATGCGCAGGATATTCAATCATCGACTGTAGTTTTTAACGGCATACATTATCCCGTTGTTTCTGACCATTTTGGGGTAAGCGTTGAAGTGAAATAA
- a CDS encoding glycosyltransferase family 4 protein, whose amino-acid sequence MKILLISNMYPSEQFPSYGVFVQNTEKILVQYGIQVDKIVMQKKTSKLSKLFSYASHYANVIVTGLTKNYDYLYVHYASHNALPLLILKKLKKNVKIVTNVHGSDVVPEVASQEKYQPRVNDLLHHSTKIITPSPYYKGLVEEKYKVHNPIYIFPSGGVNKDLFHPYADKSKAYQELNLDPTIRYIGCVSRIDVGKGWEYYLQAIAKAEQQTPTSYKYLYVGSGKDEAAFKEMIKTLGLEGKVIHFPLLPQSSLAYVYNAIEAFVFPTVRKGESLGLVGLEAMACGAPVIGSQIGGLKDYIIDGKNGLFFEPKNVDELASQLQAFINLPEDVKQQMSQQALQTANRYTVDVIAEQLPTIFFDEVEK is encoded by the coding sequence ATGAAAATTTTGTTGATTTCAAATATGTATCCTTCTGAACAATTCCCGAGCTATGGTGTATTTGTTCAAAACACTGAAAAAATTTTAGTTCAATATGGTATTCAAGTTGATAAAATTGTCATGCAAAAAAAGACAAGCAAATTAAGCAAGCTTTTTAGCTATGCTTCTCATTATGCTAATGTCATTGTGACGGGCTTAACAAAAAATTACGACTATCTTTACGTACATTATGCATCTCATAATGCTCTTCCGCTGCTGATTCTCAAAAAGCTAAAGAAGAATGTGAAGATTGTGACAAACGTGCATGGTTCAGATGTTGTACCTGAAGTAGCTTCACAGGAAAAATATCAGCCTAGAGTAAATGACTTATTGCACCATTCCACTAAAATTATTACTCCTTCTCCCTACTATAAAGGGCTCGTTGAAGAGAAATATAAGGTTCATAATCCAATCTATATTTTTCCAAGCGGAGGAGTGAATAAAGATCTGTTTCATCCTTATGCAGATAAAAGCAAAGCTTATCAAGAACTAAACTTGGACCCTACTATCCGTTATATTGGATGTGTAAGCCGCATTGATGTGGGTAAAGGATGGGAATACTACCTTCAAGCCATTGCAAAAGCTGAACAACAAACGCCCACTTCTTACAAATACTTATACGTTGGAAGCGGAAAAGACGAAGCTGCATTTAAGGAAATGATCAAGACTCTGGGCCTAGAGGGAAAAGTCATCCATTTTCCTCTGCTTCCTCAGTCGTCTCTTGCTTACGTATATAATGCGATTGAAGCATTCGTGTTTCCGACCGTAAGAAAAGGAGAAAGTTTGGGCTTAGTCGGCCTCGAAGCTATGGCTTGCGGAGCACCCGTGATTGGGAGTCAGATTGGTGGTCTAAAAGATTACATTATAGACGGAAAGAATGGTCTATTCTTTGAGCCTAAAAATGTAGATGAACTAGCTTCACAGCTACAGGCTTTTATTAATCTTCCTGAAGATGTGAAACAGCAAATGTCTCAACAGGCGTTACAAACAGCAAACCGCTACACAGTAGATGTAATTGCTGAACAACTCCCAACAATTTTTTTTGATGAGGTGGAAAAATGA
- a CDS encoding glycosyltransferase family 2 protein has product MKVAVLIPCYNEEVTIGKVIDDFKRELPSADIYVYDNNSKDRTSEIALEHGAIVKKEFKQGKGNVVRSMFQEIDADCYVMVDGDDTYPAEFVHQLIDPIRNREANMVIGDRLSNGTYLEENKRAFHNFGNNLVRSLINGLYKSNIKDIMTGYRAYDKLFVKSIPVMSPGFEIETEMSLHALDKRFRLKEIAIDYRDRPEGSESKLNTFSDGFKVLRMIFTLFKEYKPLQFFSIWTVLFIVAGLAVGAPVLYEFFDTGFITKVPSSILATGLMVLGVLSFVCGLILDTIASLNRKQYELELNKKIEQIEQVGE; this is encoded by the coding sequence ATGAAAGTCGCAGTTTTAATTCCTTGTTATAACGAGGAAGTAACAATTGGAAAAGTAATTGACGATTTCAAACGCGAACTGCCTAGTGCAGATATTTATGTATACGACAACAATTCAAAAGATCGTACAAGTGAAATTGCACTTGAACACGGCGCAATCGTCAAAAAAGAATTTAAGCAAGGAAAAGGAAACGTTGTACGTTCAATGTTTCAAGAAATTGATGCAGATTGTTATGTCATGGTAGATGGGGATGATACGTATCCTGCAGAATTTGTTCATCAATTAATTGACCCTATTAGAAATCGAGAAGCTAACATGGTCATTGGAGATCGTTTATCAAACGGAACGTATCTCGAAGAAAACAAACGTGCTTTCCATAATTTTGGTAACAACTTAGTACGTTCTTTAATTAACGGCCTGTACAAAAGTAACATTAAAGATATCATGACAGGTTATCGTGCGTACGATAAATTATTTGTAAAATCAATTCCTGTGATGAGCCCAGGATTTGAGATTGAAACAGAAATGAGTCTTCACGCGTTAGATAAACGATTCCGCCTAAAAGAAATCGCGATCGATTATCGCGATCGACCTGAAGGCAGCGAATCGAAACTTAATACGTTCTCTGATGGATTTAAAGTGTTACGAATGATTTTTACGTTATTTAAAGAGTACAAGCCGCTTCAGTTCTTCTCCATTTGGACAGTGTTGTTTATTGTCGCAGGATTAGCTGTTGGTGCTCCGGTACTTTATGAATTTTTTGATACAGGCTTTATTACCAAAGTACCTTCATCTATCTTAGCAACTGGATTGATGGTGTTAGGTGTTTTATCTTTCGTCTGTGGATTAATTCTAGATACAATCGCTTCATTAAATCGCAAGCAATATGAATTAGAACTAAATAAAAAAATTGAACAGATTGAACAAGTAGGAGAATAA
- a CDS encoding DUF6020 family protein, which produces MMKNKKSILLLTVTALIILIGLSIGNPDGVHYLSLFAALVFTIISSIFIYKNRAYASFKPLEWLLLIVFSFIVQFSLLDNLHMTSSTIFSLVLYAISRTLLAMLLTAAVLSAIKQINDFHYTFAHPKRYLGIVTILILTVSLYYWFAFFPAAMTPDSLAQWRQAHNGEFNDWHPIMITWLIMLLTKIWDNPGIVAFTQIVVVVSIYAYTFDFFIKRKAHPVMIGLLTAIIVIIPSFLIFSIIIWKDILYSAFLLFFTVNIAKIYLSKGAWVKSKASFFLLLLSAFGVAFFRHNGFPVFVLTFLLMIVLFRKNWKPLVTIFLVVFILQKIVTGPVFTWLDVKPSDPNEALSIPTQQIANIISNDGEMSKEEREYFNKVLPIELWKEKYNPYKSDPIKFTWKYYDREFIFNDLGLYFKNYASIVIKNPYLATEGFLKQTALVWQINPFKDGYTDTYVTNIYYGNDLGLKNKVIEPFITHTANAYLAIFKHPVFTFLWKPAFYHCVILLFSLMLVIRRGITSLIIVIPWALNTLSVLAALPAQDFRYLLASVFVSFFFIGLPFIRFDQKEKDVTS; this is translated from the coding sequence ATGATGAAGAATAAAAAAAGTATTTTACTGCTTACAGTAACAGCTTTAATTATTCTTATCGGTTTAAGTATTGGTAATCCAGACGGTGTTCACTATCTTTCCCTTTTTGCTGCACTTGTATTTACCATCATAAGCTCTATTTTTATTTATAAAAATAGAGCTTATGCTTCATTTAAACCGCTAGAATGGCTATTGCTGATTGTTTTTTCGTTTATCGTACAGTTTTCACTTTTAGATAACTTACATATGACGAGCTCAACTATTTTTTCACTCGTTTTGTATGCCATCAGCCGTACTTTATTGGCAATGCTGCTGACGGCCGCTGTACTCAGCGCTATCAAACAGATAAACGATTTTCACTATACATTTGCACACCCAAAGCGTTATCTAGGAATTGTTACGATTCTTATTTTAACTGTTAGTCTATATTACTGGTTCGCCTTTTTCCCAGCGGCCATGACTCCTGATTCATTAGCACAGTGGAGACAGGCACATAACGGAGAATTTAACGATTGGCACCCTATTATGATTACGTGGCTCATTATGCTGCTGACAAAAATATGGGATAACCCAGGAATTGTAGCGTTCACGCAAATTGTTGTTGTAGTGAGCATATACGCCTATACATTTGACTTTTTCATTAAACGCAAAGCACATCCTGTTATGATTGGACTTTTAACAGCCATTATTGTCATTATTCCAAGCTTTTTAATCTTTTCAATTATTATTTGGAAAGACATTTTATACAGTGCTTTTCTGCTGTTTTTTACGGTTAACATTGCAAAAATTTATCTGTCAAAAGGCGCTTGGGTTAAAAGTAAAGCGAGCTTTTTCTTACTTTTACTTTCCGCATTTGGAGTAGCTTTCTTTAGACATAATGGTTTTCCTGTATTTGTTTTGACTTTCCTTTTAATGATTGTCTTATTCAGAAAAAATTGGAAACCTCTTGTCACGATTTTCTTAGTCGTCTTTATTTTACAAAAGATTGTTACAGGCCCTGTGTTCACGTGGCTTGATGTAAAACCTTCAGATCCAAATGAAGCTTTGTCTATTCCAACTCAACAAATTGCAAATATCATTTCAAATGATGGGGAGATGTCAAAAGAAGAGCGCGAATATTTTAATAAAGTGCTTCCTATTGAATTGTGGAAAGAAAAGTATAATCCATACAAAAGTGATCCAATTAAATTCACGTGGAAATACTATGACCGCGAATTTATTTTTAATGATTTAGGTCTTTACTTTAAGAACTATGCTAGCATTGTCATCAAAAATCCTTATCTAGCAACGGAAGGCTTTCTCAAACAAACGGCTTTAGTATGGCAAATCAACCCTTTTAAAGATGGCTACACGGATACGTACGTAACCAACATTTATTACGGCAATGATTTAGGTCTTAAAAATAAAGTAATCGAGCCGTTTATTACACATACTGCTAATGCTTACTTAGCTATTTTTAAGCACCCTGTTTTTACATTCTTATGGAAACCAGCTTTTTATCACTGTGTCATTTTATTATTTTCATTAATGCTAGTGATTCGAAGAGGAATTACGTCACTCATTATCGTCATTCCGTGGGCTCTTAACACGCTTTCTGTTCTTGCAGCATTGCCGGCTCAAGATTTCCGATATTTATTAGCAAGCGTATTTGTGTCTTTCTTCTTTATTGGTCTTCCTTTTATCCGATTTGATCAGAAAGAAAAGGATGTGACCTCCTGA
- a CDS encoding EamA family transporter, with amino-acid sequence MESNYNKKLGITLIIVASLFTAVGQLFWKLSEASFNLNLIIGFFLYGLGAVFMIAAFKFERVSLLHPFLSLGYVISIALGFFLLNETISPMKLVGTLIIIVGVILVGGQDE; translated from the coding sequence ATGGAGAGCAATTACAACAAAAAGCTAGGAATCACACTCATTATTGTGGCTTCCCTGTTTACAGCTGTTGGACAACTTTTTTGGAAGTTGTCCGAAGCTTCATTTAACTTAAATTTAATTATTGGTTTTTTTCTTTATGGATTAGGAGCGGTGTTTATGATTGCCGCTTTTAAATTTGAAAGAGTTTCCTTGCTTCATCCATTTTTAAGCCTAGGATATGTCATCAGCATTGCTCTTGGTTTCTTTCTATTAAATGAAACCATTAGCCCTATGAAGCTGGTCGGTACTCTTATTATTATCGTAGGTGTAATTTTAGTAGGTGGCCAAGATGAATAG
- a CDS encoding EamA family transporter yields MNSIPLLIIMTLLGSVGAVFFKYISTYLNEKKIKLALICFVGGGLFYGAAALLNVYVLTLLPYSIVFPLTSITYIWTLTFGYFLIKEKVTTKQVIGCILLIVGCFFIANS; encoded by the coding sequence ATGAATAGTATCCCACTTTTAATTATTATGACCCTTTTAGGTTCAGTTGGAGCTGTCTTTTTCAAGTATATTTCTACGTATTTAAACGAAAAAAAGATAAAACTAGCGCTTATTTGCTTTGTAGGCGGCGGCCTTTTTTACGGGGCGGCAGCTCTGCTTAATGTGTATGTTTTAACGCTGTTACCTTATTCTATTGTATTTCCGCTTACGTCTATTACGTATATTTGGACATTAACATTCGGTTACTTTTTAATTAAAGAAAAAGTTACAACAAAACAAGTTATCGGCTGTATTCTTCTAATTGTCGGATGCTTCTTTATTGCTAATAGTTGA
- the murJ gene encoding murein biosynthesis integral membrane protein MurJ — translation MKNLKFASILLLISTLFLKFSSMIRDLVIANYFGTSYIVDSYNAAMIIPNAFILFMLTGMKDAFIPSYLRYEKENKGKVHLTNIVKSTFLICFIISVLGSIAAFFYFPASYSNFSKAAIELGIYTGVMYFLSLSLVGVNAVYEGVFDARSQYSFSVFSQTVVVLFTILSTILLHSIMGGYAIALGYFVGTIASFLIKVVYFKPQHLLLWKQKIDRDEVVAFYKVFIPVGVTIMVGQINLTVNFFFAGSFGEGVISYLNYAFRLVSIPQAIFGVTVATIIYPLIARAIAEKDEERFKSGIEKGITFMLMLLIPTIVIMIFYMKDIVMIAYQRGAFDAQSTLKTTDVSYYYLGSVFFYSLQAVLAKGFYSLQKGYLIMRAGLLSIVLNIIFNMIFTKFMGYQGLALSMSVVAFFYTAIVFVMLAKQINHFHYGYLVKETGKILLASVPVAIVMFFLKDIAFLNSLHVILRFGIVCIAGGLVYLMSTLLCRVEGVMLLVKRKR, via the coding sequence ATGAAAAACTTAAAATTCGCGAGCATTTTACTGCTCATATCAACATTATTTTTGAAATTTTCTAGTATGATTCGTGATTTAGTTATTGCTAACTATTTCGGTACAAGTTATATTGTCGATTCATACAACGCAGCAATGATTATTCCAAATGCTTTTATTTTATTTATGTTAACGGGGATGAAGGATGCGTTTATTCCTAGTTATTTACGTTATGAAAAAGAAAATAAAGGAAAGGTTCATTTGACTAATATTGTTAAATCAACCTTTCTTATTTGTTTCATTATTTCGGTTCTCGGATCAATTGCGGCTTTCTTTTACTTTCCCGCTTCGTATTCTAATTTTTCTAAAGCAGCAATTGAACTAGGAATTTATACGGGCGTTATGTACTTCTTATCTCTTTCACTAGTTGGAGTGAATGCCGTATACGAAGGTGTATTTGATGCACGAAGTCAATATTCTTTCTCTGTGTTTTCTCAAACGGTTGTTGTATTATTTACAATTTTAAGTACAATCCTATTACATTCAATTATGGGCGGCTATGCAATTGCTCTTGGCTACTTTGTAGGAACGATTGCTTCTTTCTTAATTAAAGTTGTCTATTTTAAACCGCAGCATCTGCTGTTATGGAAGCAAAAAATTGACCGTGATGAAGTGGTGGCTTTTTATAAAGTATTCATCCCTGTTGGTGTGACCATTATGGTCGGTCAAATTAATTTAACTGTAAACTTCTTCTTTGCTGGCTCCTTTGGTGAAGGTGTTATTTCATACTTAAATTATGCTTTCAGACTTGTAAGTATTCCCCAGGCAATATTCGGGGTTACGGTCGCAACCATTATTTACCCGCTGATTGCAAGAGCCATTGCTGAAAAAGATGAAGAGCGCTTTAAATCAGGAATTGAAAAAGGGATTACGTTTATGCTGATGCTGCTGATTCCGACGATTGTTATTATGATCTTTTATATGAAAGACATTGTAATGATTGCTTATCAGCGCGGTGCATTTGACGCACAATCAACGCTAAAAACAACGGATGTATCTTATTATTACCTAGGTTCGGTATTTTTCTATTCCCTGCAAGCTGTTCTTGCAAAAGGATTTTATTCTCTTCAAAAAGGTTATCTTATTATGAGAGCAGGCTTATTATCCATTGTGTTAAATATCATCTTTAACATGATTTTCACTAAATTTATGGGATACCAAGGATTAGCACTTTCCATGTCAGTAGTTGCCTTTTTCTATACGGCTATCGTATTCGTTATGCTGGCAAAACAAATCAATCACTTCCATTACGGATATCTAGTGAAAGAAACAGGAAAAATTCTTTTAGCTTCCGTACCTGTTGCGATCGTCATGTTCTTCTTAAAGGACATCGCATTTTTGAATTCATTACATGTTATCTTACGATTTGGTATTGTCTGTATTGCAGGTGGTTTAGTATACTTAATGTCGACGCTATTATGCAGAGTAGAAGGTGTTATGCTTTTAGTTAAAAGAAAACGTTAA
- a CDS encoding O-antigen ligase family protein — protein MKNTYWLFFLFVGFISIQPIIDMLTTYMVLNMDSGLSIGVVIRFLYMIFAGVLLLVFAKQSKWARYSIIYLIVFALFLGLNIYLNHQWKDPYYIGQEIKFFNKVVYMNVTLLGMIVMFSHYRSSVDVKRILSKNLLTASLIISIVFIGTMLTGTALESYQYNKIGFKGWFYAANELGATIAILLPLTLLLALDKVRSFSKAYYWIPFILLAVSSIMLGTKVGLGAVILSLVVATVVLFAKLFTNKRSLIKANLVISILLLIVTGATTPISPAYKNTYTHIDMLEAKKEKTKQEKPEKKEKEKPAKKKKQKESNLDDKDIQNLILSSREQFLAHHKEEYAKAPIARKMIGMGFSGDYTKQLPPKMIEMDFYDLFFSLGIIGFLLWVLPLLVVGLTVLVRLFKEPSQLLDESFMMYSTAIVLALGIAFVAGHVFTAPAVTIYFAAAAAYLFVIHFKQRQA, from the coding sequence ATGAAGAACACATACTGGTTATTTTTTCTGTTCGTTGGTTTTATTTCAATTCAGCCGATTATTGATATGCTAACGACGTACATGGTTTTGAACATGGATAGTGGTCTCTCAATTGGGGTTGTTATTCGCTTTCTATATATGATTTTTGCAGGTGTCCTACTTTTAGTGTTTGCCAAACAATCAAAATGGGCTAGATATTCGATTATCTACCTTATTGTTTTTGCACTCTTTCTTGGACTCAACATCTACTTAAATCATCAATGGAAAGATCCTTATTATATTGGGCAAGAAATTAAATTTTTCAATAAAGTTGTTTATATGAACGTTACGCTGCTTGGAATGATTGTGATGTTTTCACATTATCGATCATCTGTGGATGTAAAAAGAATACTGAGCAAAAACTTATTAACTGCTTCACTCATCATCAGTATTGTTTTTATCGGTACAATGCTAACGGGTACAGCACTAGAGAGTTATCAGTATAATAAAATTGGGTTTAAAGGCTGGTTTTATGCAGCGAATGAGCTAGGCGCAACCATTGCTATTTTGCTTCCTCTCACACTGCTTTTAGCTTTAGATAAAGTACGTTCGTTTTCAAAAGCTTATTACTGGATTCCTTTTATCTTGTTAGCCGTTTCGTCCATCATGCTTGGAACGAAAGTAGGCTTAGGTGCCGTTATTCTTTCTTTAGTTGTAGCAACAGTTGTCTTATTTGCTAAATTATTTACGAATAAACGCAGCTTAATTAAAGCCAACTTAGTAATCTCAATTCTGCTTTTAATTGTAACCGGAGCAACTACTCCGATTTCTCCAGCTTATAAAAACACATATACGCACATCGATATGTTAGAGGCTAAAAAAGAGAAAACAAAGCAAGAAAAGCCGGAAAAGAAAGAAAAAGAAAAGCCGGCTAAAAAGAAAAAACAAAAGGAATCAAATTTAGATGATAAAGATATTCAAAATCTGATTCTAAGCAGCCGTGAGCAATTCTTAGCTCATCATAAGGAAGAGTATGCAAAAGCACCTATTGCACGAAAAATGATAGGTATGGGCTTTTCTGGTGACTATACAAAACAGCTTCCGCCAAAGATGATTGAAATGGATTTTTATGATTTGTTTTTCTCTTTAGGTATCATCGGATTTTTACTATGGGTTCTTCCACTTCTAGTAGTTGGTTTAACCGTATTGGTTCGATTATTTAAAGAGCCATCACAGCTTCTTGATGAAAGCTTTATGATGTATAGTACAGCAATTGTATTAGCTCTTGGAATTGCTTTTGTAGCTGGGCATGTCTTTACAGCACCAGCCGTTACCATCTATTTTGCAGCAGCTGCTGCTTATCTGTTCGTCATTCATTTTAAACAAAGACAAGCATAA
- a CDS encoding cation:proton antiporter, which produces MEPMLVHITLVVGLGVLSQWLAWRFKLPAIVVMSIIGLLTGPILGLIDPKAQFAQLFDPFVSIAVAVILFEGSLNLDMREVRGIEKPVFRIVTLGAMLAWMLGSLAAHYIADLSWAVAIVIGGLFIVTGPTVILPLLRQAKLKPKPAAILKWEGIIVDPFGALLAVFSFEIVQFLVLREVSGKTILFFFVASIIAVLIGWILGRGIGWMFQKGHIPEYLKSPVVFIVVIACFTVADEIKHETGLLAVTAMGITLANMHISSISDMRHFKENISVLLTSTIFIMLTAGLTMKTITEIFHWNIILFVLLMLFIVRPVSIFLSTVGTDLSIKEKILIGWIAPRGIVALTVSSYFAKVLIDEGFKDASILTTLTFALVFATVCAHGFSLSWLAKKLDLSIGEEPGILLVGSNDFTVAFATKLKQLGYPVLVADSSWERLRVARRAEVNVYHGEVLAEQTEYHLDLTPYEYVIAATELDAYNALVCTAFLQDMGRNNVFQLSIRDQEDSREDVDEIMHTVRGRMLFKKGITWEFLHHKMEHGYTIYNTKITDEYTYETYVEEKSDDSLLLAVSKQGKALSFFAHDQEINVNAGDTVLSLQPLKR; this is translated from the coding sequence ATGGAACCTATGCTTGTACATATCACACTTGTAGTGGGACTAGGAGTTCTATCTCAGTGGCTGGCTTGGAGATTTAAGCTACCAGCAATTGTCGTGATGTCGATTATCGGACTGCTAACAGGCCCTATTTTAGGTTTAATTGATCCTAAAGCACAGTTTGCTCAGCTTTTTGATCCTTTTGTATCGATTGCTGTAGCTGTTATTTTATTTGAAGGCAGCTTGAACTTAGACATGAGAGAGGTAAGAGGAATCGAAAAGCCCGTGTTTCGCATTGTGACACTGGGAGCCATGCTAGCTTGGATGTTAGGCTCTTTAGCTGCTCATTATATAGCGGATTTATCCTGGGCGGTGGCAATTGTTATCGGAGGGCTTTTTATTGTGACGGGTCCAACCGTAATTTTACCTCTTTTACGACAAGCTAAATTAAAACCAAAACCAGCAGCGATTTTAAAATGGGAAGGTATTATTGTCGATCCATTTGGTGCACTGTTGGCCGTTTTTTCGTTTGAAATTGTTCAATTTTTAGTGCTGAGAGAAGTGAGTGGAAAAACAATTCTCTTTTTCTTCGTAGCCTCTATTATTGCCGTTTTAATAGGATGGATTCTTGGCCGCGGAATAGGATGGATGTTTCAAAAGGGGCATATTCCAGAGTATTTAAAATCTCCGGTCGTATTTATTGTCGTTATTGCCTGCTTTACAGTAGCTGATGAAATTAAGCATGAAACAGGTCTTCTAGCAGTAACAGCGATGGGGATTACCCTTGCTAATATGCATATTTCGTCTATTAGTGATATGCGACACTTTAAAGAGAATATTTCGGTTCTATTAACTTCTACTATTTTTATCATGTTAACGGCTGGACTGACGATGAAGACCATTACTGAAATTTTTCATTGGAATATTATTTTGTTTGTTTTACTTATGCTGTTTATTGTCAGACCTGTCTCCATCTTTTTATCAACGGTAGGCACAGATTTATCTATAAAAGAAAAAATACTGATTGGCTGGATTGCCCCGCGCGGAATTGTGGCGTTAACGGTCTCAAGCTACTTTGCGAAAGTACTAATTGATGAAGGATTTAAAGATGCTTCGATCTTAACAACGCTGACATTTGCTTTAGTGTTTGCTACGGTTTGTGCACACGGTTTTTCCCTTTCATGGCTAGCTAAAAAGCTGGATTTATCGATTGGCGAAGAACCTGGTATTTTGCTTGTGGGAAGCAATGATTTTACGGTTGCCTTTGCAACGAAGTTAAAACAGCTGGGCTATCCAGTATTAGTTGCTGATTCTTCGTGGGAGCGGTTAAGAGTTGCGCGCAGAGCGGAGGTAAATGTTTATCACGGAGAAGTACTAGCTGAGCAAACGGAATATCATCTAGACTTAACTCCTTATGAATATGTGATTGCTGCAACTGAGTTAGATGCATATAATGCGCTTGTTTGTACTGCTTTTCTTCAAGATATGGGGCGGAACAATGTTTTTCAATTGAGCATTCGTGACCAAGAAGATTCAAGAGAAGATGTCGATGAAATTATGCACACAGTAAGAGGACGTATGCTCTTTAAGAAAGGAATTACGTGGGAGTTTCTGCATCATAAAATGGAGCACGGCTATACGATTTACAATACAAAAATTACGGATGAATATACGTATGAAACATATGTTGAGGAGAAAAGCGATGATTCTCTTTTACTAGCAGTGAGCAAGCAAGGAAAGGCATTGAGTTTTTTTGCTCATGATCAAGAAATAAACGTTAATGCGGGTGACACGGTGTTAAGCCTTCAGCCATTAAAAAGATAA